A DNA window from Vigna unguiculata cultivar IT97K-499-35 chromosome 10, ASM411807v1, whole genome shotgun sequence contains the following coding sequences:
- the LOC114165039 gene encoding protein ELF4-LIKE 4-like: protein MDGDVFGELGNSAQVDSRLLQVFQKSLLQAQDILNQNRLLINEINQNQESKMPDNLSRNVGLIRELNSNIRRVVDLYADLSNSFTKSREASSEGDSSGTLKSDGKVNQKRIRSS, encoded by the coding sequence ATGGACGGTGATGTATTTGGAGAGCTAGGCAATTCAGCTCAAGTAGATAGCAGACTTTTACAGGTATTTCAGAAGAGCTTATTGCAAGCTCAAGATATTTTGAATCAGAACCGGTTGCTGATCAATGAGATAAACCAAAACCAGGAGTCCAAGATGCCTGATAATCTAAGTAGAAATGTGGGATTGATCAGAGAACTCAATAGCAATATCAGAAGGGTGGTTGATCTCTATGCTGATCTTTCTAACTCCTTTACCAAATCCAGAGAAGCTTCTTCTGAAGGGGACTCCAGTGGAACTTTGAAGTCTGATGGAAAAGTCAACCAGAAGAGAATTAGATCCAGCTAA
- the LOC114165036 gene encoding developmentally-regulated G-protein 2 produces MGIIEKIKEIEAEMARTQKNKATEYHLGQLKAKIAKLRTQLLEPPKGSSGGGEGFEVTKFGHGRVALIGFPSVGKSTLLTMLTGTHSEAASYEFTTLTCIPGIIHYNDTKIQLLDLPGIIEGASEGKGRGRQVIAVAKSSDIVLMVLDASKSEGHRQILTRELEAVGLRLNKRPPQIYFKKKKTGGISFNSTLPLTHVDEKLCYQILHEYKIHNAEVLFREDATVDDLIDVIEGNRKYMKCVYVYNKIDVIGIDDVDRLARQPNSVVISCNLKLNLDRLLARMWDEMGLVRVYTKPQGQQPDFSDPVVLSADRGGCTVEDFCNHIHRSLVKDVKYVLVWGTSARHYPQHCGLSHNLRDEDVVQIVKKKEKEEGGRGRFKSHSNAPARISDREKKAPLKT; encoded by the exons ATGGGTATTATTGAGAAGATCAAAGAAATTGAAGCCGAAATGGCTCGGACCCAGAAAAACAAAGCCACAG AGTATCATCTTGGGCAGCTCAAGGCGAAGATAGCAAAACTAAGGACACAATTATTGGAGCCTCCGAAA GGTTCTAGTGGAGGCGGAGAAGGATTTGAAGTTACAAAATTTGGCCATGGACGTGTTGCGCTGATTGGATTTCCAAG TGTGGGGAAGTCTACTCTTTTGACAATGTTAACGGGCACACACTCTGAAGCTGCATCTTATGAGTTCACAACTCTGACCTGTATTCCTGGGATTATACACTATAATGATACTAAAATTCAGTTACTTGATCTTCCTGGAATTATTGAAGGTGCTTCTGAAGGCAAGGGACGAGGGAGACAG GTTATTGCGGTTGCTAAATCTTCAGACATAGTGTTGATGGTTCTTGATGCTTCCAAA AGTGAGGGTCATAGGCAAATATTGACCAGAGAGCTGGAAGCGGTGGGCTTGAGATTAAACAAGAGACCCCCTCAG atatattttaaaaagaaaaagacggGAGGAATTTCATTCAACAGCACTTTGCCTTTGACTCATGTGGATGAGAAGCTGTGTTATCAGATCCTGCATGAGTACAAGATTCACAATGCAGAG GTCCTTTTCCGTGAGGATGCTACAGTGGACGATCTCATAGATGTCATTGAAGGAAACCGAAAATACATGAAGTGTGTATATGTATACAACAAGATAGACGTCATTGGTATTGATGATGTGGACAGATTAGCTCGACAACCTAATTCTGTTGTCATTAGCTGCAATTTGAAG CTGAACTTAGACAGACTACTTGCAAGGATGTGGGATGAAATGGGTCTGGTTAGAGTTTACACAAAACCACAAGGCCAGCAACCAGATTTCTCTGATCCCGTGGTTCTTTCCGCT GATAGAGGAGGCTGCACTGTAGAAGATTTCTGCAACCATATTCACAGAAGTTTGGTGAAGGATGTCAAGTATGTTCTGGTCTGGGGCACTAGTGCAAGGCACTACCCACAACATTGTGGTCTTAGTCATAATCTTCGTGACGAAGATGTGGTTCAAATTGTTAAGAAAAAG GAAAAGGAAGAGGGAGGAAGGGGAAGATTTAAATCACATTCCAATGCACCTGCTCGGATATCTGACAGAGAGAAGAAGGCACCACTGAAGACATAA